Proteins encoded within one genomic window of Paramisgurnus dabryanus chromosome 13, PD_genome_1.1, whole genome shotgun sequence:
- the aqp10a gene encoding aquaporin-10a: MAGKRQKSRKPANMSHVKKVIRKIKVKNELTRQILGELLGTFVLLLFGCAAAAQVKTSRETKGQYLSANLAFSVGVMSAMYLSRAVSGAHLNPAVSLSFCVLGDLPWSKLLPYSLAQVLGAYLASGLVYLIYYDAIMEFSGGVLTVFGPNETASIFATYPTGVVSMQTNFLDQVVGTAMLMLCILPLNDKRNAPAPEALLPPIVATVVLGISVSMSANCGAAINPARDLGPRLFTLTAGWGMEVFTCYDYFFWIPIVAPMVGGVVGSIIYLIFIQWHLPELEDEVESECTEIKDQTKFVEHSDLQQSGKKDEIYLKLSEL, translated from the exons ATGGCAGGAAAACGGCAGAAATCTAGGAAACCTGCAAACATGAGCCATGTTAAAAAAGTGATTAGGAAGATAAAGGTGAAAAATGAACTGACGCGACAGATTTTAGGAGAGCTGTTGGGCACTTTTGTCCTTCTG CTGTTTGGTTGTGCAGCAGCAGCCCAGGTGAAAACCAGCAGAGAAACTAAAGGACAGTATCTGTCTGCTAACCTGGCCTTCTCTGTAGGTGTTATGTCTGCCATGTATCTCAGCAGAGCAGTCTCAG GAGCTCATTTAAATCCAGCTGTGTCTTTGAGTTTCTGTGTGTTGGGTGATCTACCCTGGTCAAAGTTGTTGCCCTATTCTCTGGCTCAAGTGCTGGGGGCGTATTTAGCCTCTGGACTGGTCTATCTCATCTATTATG ATGCAATCATGGAGTTCAGTGGTGGAGTCCTGACTGTATTTGGCCCCAATGAAACAGCGAGTATATTTGCCACTTACCCAACTGGTGTGGTGTCAATGCAGACCAATTTTCTGGATCAG GTGGTTGGCACAGCCATGCTGATGTTGTGTATACTACCTCTAAATGATAAGAGAAATGCTCCTGCCCCCGAGGCACTGCTTCCTCCCATTGTAGCAACCGTTGTGTTAGGTATTTCCGTATCGATGTCGGCTAATTGTGGAGCAGCCATAAATCCAGCTCGTGACCTTGGCCCTCGACTCTTTACTCTTACTGCAGGCTGGGGAATGGAAGTATTCAC ATGCTATGACTATTTCTTCTGGATCCCAATAGTCGCACCAATGGTTGGGGGTGTGGTGGGCTCGATCATATATCTGATTTTCATTCAGTGGCATTTGCCTGAGCTTGAGGATGAGGTGGAGTCTGAATGTACGGAGATTAAAGATCAAACAAAGTTTGTGGAGCACAGTGACCTGCAACAATCGGGCAAAAAGGACGAGATATACCTTAAACTGTCAGAACTTTGA